Part of the Planctomycetia bacterium genome is shown below.
CAGCAACAACAACCGCTTTCCTCGCCACCGCGCGAGGGCCTGTCCGCGGAGGCGACCGGCCATAAACTGGTCGACCCGCGCAGCGCATATGACCGAGCGATTCAACTGGCGGCGGAGGCGCTGCGACTAGGAAAACGTCAAGAGGTGTTGCAGTTGTTGCGCCAGGCCCGAGAAGCGGTCGGCGGCGGCGCGGCTTGCGGCCTCGAATGGCGTTTGCTTGCACGCCTCGTCCACGAATACGAGCGCAGTCAAATCGCTCACACCTCGGGCGTCTGCCGATTGCGGTTCTCACCAGACGGCCGGCGACTTTACTCGGCCGGGAAAGACGGGCGCGTGCTCTGTTGGGACGCGCAAACATGGGTTGTCGAACAATCCTTGGATGTCGGCCATGGCGAAGTCCATTTCGCTGAGCCTTCCGGCGATGGCGCGTTGCTCGCCGTCGCCTGTGAGCTAGGTCGTTTGGTCATTTACCGCACGGACGACTGGACGAAAGTGTACGAGGCGGACGCGATTGAAAACGGCCGCATCTTCGCCGCGACCTGGCTGGGCGACGGCGAATCGAGGCTGGCCGTTGGCGGCAAGGGGTCTGTCGTGCATGTTATCGACGTGACCACGGGCGAACATCGGATCTCCGAACCGCTCGGCGTACCGGCGGACGTGGCAGGGGGCGGCGTTGATTACGCCAAGGAAGTCGACTCCCTCGCCTTCGATCCCGACCACTCACGGCTGTTCGCCAGCGGCTACCAGAATATGCAATTCTGTATCGATGCGCACTCGCTGAAAGTGCTGGAGGCGCGACGAACGAACGGGATTTCCATGGGTGCGATTTGCTGTATCCCCTATGAATCCGGTTACGTCGCCGAATCGTGCCTCGACGCGATCGGCATCTGGGATCCGACACTGGGGCGACTCGCGGGACAGGTCCCCGCCCTCACGCGCGTGCGCTCGCTGATTTGCACGGCCGACGGCAACGATCTCATCGCGGCGTATGACCATGGCGCCATTGAATGTTGGAGCGTACCTCACATTTTGGCCGGCAACGCAGGTACTCCTCGGCGCCTGCTCGGGAGCAATGCGGCGACGCTGAGCCTCGCCTTGTCGCCGGACGAGTCCTTGTTGGTTTCCGGCGCTGACGACGGCAGCATCTGTTGGTGGCCGTCGCCAACCTATCGCGCGCCCTTCGACGAGGCGTTCACCGGCGTGATCGAGGCCGTCCGTTTTTCCGATTGCGGAAAATGGTTGGCCGTTGTCGAACGACAACCAGACGGCCTGCTGCAGCTAGCGATGTATGACGCCGGCGCGCGGGAGGAACTTTGGCGCGAGTCGCTGGGGAGTCTGTCCGACAAGGCTACCAGCGGAGCGCCGTTCTTCGTGGGCTGGCCAATCGCCTTTTGTCCGCAGTCCCGCGCTATCGCCGTGGCGGATAGCGACTTAAAGGTGCGCACGCGACTGGTTGCCTCTGGTCAGACAACGGGCGAACCGGAGTTGGCGATGGAGCAACTCGGCGTCCGCCTACAGTTTTCGACGGACGGCAAGTTCTTGATCCAACGCCAGGTTCATCGAGATGGGCTGCTGAGATGCTGGTGGACGAATCGCACGACTGGAGCTGAAGCGACATCGCTTTCCGGCGGCAGCCACGAAGGCTGGCTGGGATCATTTCGCACCAGCCAGGGGGACATATGGCTCGATCAAAGGCCGTCGCGGGAAATCCTTGTGCATGGGGCGGATGCCGCCATGGCGCAGCCCGTCCTCCGCGGCGCAACTGACGTCGTATTCGCCGCGACTTGTTCGCCGGACGGCAGCCTGGTCGCCGCGGGCGGCATTGAAGGAGTCGTCTATTGCTGGGACCTGAGTAAAAGCGGTCGACTTATCGAGTGTATTGGACATCACGCGCCGATCCTCGACGTGCGAATCGCGCCGGACAACCGCACGCTCGTAAGTCTCGGCAACAATGGAGTCCTGCGCTTGTGGGATATCGACACCGGCGCTGCCTTGCTGACTCTCGGCGGAGACGCGGAACGCATTGTCTCCTTCGCGCTCCATCCCCTCGGGGATTGCCTCGTTTTGGCGGTCGAACGGGACGACCAATTCGGCCTGCGCACGCTACGCGTACGGCCGGACAAAACCGCGCTGTCGCCTATATCTTCCCTGCTGCGAACGCCTGCGCAGGCGCGCCGCGATGTGAGGAAGTTCATCGCGCACGCGCCCGCCGCAGTTCGGCGTTCTCATCCTCGGCCGACGCACCGCCGCTTGCGC
Proteins encoded:
- a CDS encoding WD40 repeat domain-containing protein → MKRRALPALRLPIKKQGTDKCLEQSPANVMRRRPLRWAFASGIAAAVLVGGLFPAQQQQPLSSPPREGLSAEATGHKLVDPRSAYDRAIQLAAEALRLGKRQEVLQLLRQAREAVGGGAACGLEWRLLARLVHEYERSQIAHTSGVCRLRFSPDGRRLYSAGKDGRVLCWDAQTWVVEQSLDVGHGEVHFAEPSGDGALLAVACELGRLVIYRTDDWTKVYEADAIENGRIFAATWLGDGESRLAVGGKGSVVHVIDVTTGEHRISEPLGVPADVAGGGVDYAKEVDSLAFDPDHSRLFASGYQNMQFCIDAHSLKVLEARRTNGISMGAICCIPYESGYVAESCLDAIGIWDPTLGRLAGQVPALTRVRSLICTADGNDLIAAYDHGAIECWSVPHILAGNAGTPRRLLGSNAATLSLALSPDESLLVSGADDGSICWWPSPTYRAPFDEAFTGVIEAVRFSDCGKWLAVVERQPDGLLQLAMYDAGAREELWRESLGSLSDKATSGAPFFVGWPIAFCPQSRAIAVADSDLKVRTRLVASGQTTGEPELAMEQLGVRLQFSTDGKFLIQRQVHRDGLLRCWWTNRTTGAEATSLSGGSHEGWLGSFRTSQGDIWLDQRPSREILVHGADAAMAQPVLRGATDVVFAATCSPDGSLVAAGGIEGVVYCWDLSKSGRLIECIGHHAPILDVRIAPDNRTLVSLGNNGVLRLWDIDTGAALLTLGGDAERIVSFALHPLGDCLVLAVERDDQFGLRTLRVRPDKTALSPISSLLRTPAQARRDVRKFIAHAPAAVRRSHPRPTHRRLRFSSSPTAANTASARLAGSGTGLL